Proteins from a genomic interval of Salvelinus sp. IW2-2015 linkage group LG14, ASM291031v2, whole genome shotgun sequence:
- the LOC111972801 gene encoding GRB2-associated and regulator of MAPK protein 1 isoform X2, with the protein MHVVCLQANMDLGSMLYNNLKDVSWSTTSLPLDRLVSVYRLPQIVKLDSGELVDVLRDNDYLLIHSCRQWTTITAHSLEEGHYVIGPKIEIPVHYEGQFKLLEQDRDVKEPVQYFNSVEEVAKAFPERVYVMEEITFNVKMASGECNEDTEVYNITLSTGDELTLMGQAEILYAKASKEKSRFNTIFKKIGKLNSISKIANRGKMPCLICMNHRTNESVSLPFQCKGRFSTCSPLELQMLEGEHTIRNIVENTRLPVNVSVPGSPPRNQHDVHLIRESHRYKLVNIQTKTVVVGCVLRSNKIIPVHFPLHMASMPKFIIPEGLLQNELWLDTMVHRWFTYCQEQFDIDDYSRAVRDVRTDWNDVXGRSPKKSSGSGGSSNSSNGCSSHMHMPSSLTYARDELTQSFHRLSVCVYGNNLHSNSEVNLQGCMTLCGDWVLLPSEGVPADSVDTEYLFPELLEDMSQSDVPYEELWLDHLRSSRGGGGHSVGGEDPRGTSNTIATSMAVISYPVSSCHMGPMVSSEICLAPPPVPPKSEAVKVECRHLNAPPIPPRSSKQMMSTPTPAVAKARQTETRSPSPTLSYYSSGLHSIGGENEVTEADEQNHVCYPCNWVKGNEECLTASHVSPPLDGVLSCPSRLSWPNDFYGGDSQSMEEFLPIPCQSYYSYPRKRPSGTPKSPCTSSLFDLDRKEQKGGSAIPLKSHKASYTNQFCTKSSSYTLEMYRDNMRDECNTKQSLSCPILPPRTXKSNETCKDSVEDTAQDTLKCLVSQQHDQVTTTEIFSISYPPLXPLSSPSLPAPGGQWQPPTNLSGLSIEEVSKSLRFIGISGDIVSSFVTEKIDGNLLLQLTEEILTEDFKLSKLQVKKLMQFIKGWRPKI; encoded by the exons ATGCATGTCGTCTGTTTACAAGCTAACATGGACCTTGGATCAATGCTGTACAACAATTTGAAAGATGTATCATGGAGCACGACGTCTTTACCCTTAGATCGACTTGTCAGTGTTTATAGATTGCCGCAAATTGTGAAGTTGGACAGTG GTGAGTTGGTGGACGTCTTACGAGACAATGACTACCTCTTGATTCATTCCTGTCGTCAATGGACTACAATCACTGCACACAGTCTGGAGGAAGGCCATTATGTCATTGGGCCCAAAATAGAGATCCCGGTAcattatgaag GTCAGTTTAAGCTGCTGGAGCAGGACAGAGATGTCAAGGAGCCGGTGCAGTACTTcaacagtgtggaggaggtggccAAAGCATTTCCCGAACGGGTGTATGTCATGGAGGAAATTACGTTCAATGTGAAG ATGGCTTCGGGCGAATGCAACGAGGACACGGAGGTGTACAACATCACACTAAGCACCGGTGATGAGCTCACCCTCATGGGCCAGGCAGAGATCCTGTACGCCAAGGCATCCAAGGAGAAGTCGCGCTTCAACACCATCTTCAAGAAAATCGGCAAGCTCAACTCCATCAGCAAGATCGCGAACCGTGGCAAGATGCCCTGYCTCATCTGCATGAACCACCGGACCAACGAGAGTGTCAGCCTGCCCTTCCAGTGTAAGGGTCGCTTCAGCACCTGCAGCCCCCTAGAGCTTCAGATGCTGGAGGGCGAGCACACTATCCGCAACATCGTGGAGAACACCCGGCTGCCCGTCAACGTCAGCGTGCCTGGCAGCCCGCCGCGCAACCAGCATGACGTCCACCTGATCCGCGAGAGTCACCGCTACAAGTTGGTCAACATCCAGACCAAGACGGTGGTGGTGGGCTGCGTGCTGCGCAGTAACAAGATCATCCCCGTCCACTTCCCGCTCCACATGGCCTCCATGCCCAAGTTCATCATCCCTGAAGGGTTGCTTCAGAACGAGCTGTGGCTGGACACCATGGTGCACCGCTGGTTCACCTACTGCCAGGAGCAGTTTGACATTGACGACTATTCCCGTGCTGTGCGTGATGTCAGGACCGACTGGAATGACGTTGAWGGGAGGAGCCCCAAgaagagtagtggtagtggtggtagcagcaacagcagcaatggCTGCTCTTCCCACATGCACATGCCCAGCTCTCTCACGTACGCCCGCGACGAGCTTACCCAGTCATTCCACCGGCTCTCGGTGTGTGTCTATGGCAACAACCTGCACAGCAACAGYGAGGTCAACCTGCAGGGCTGCATGACGCTGTGCGGAGACTGGGTGCTCCTGCCATCCGAGGGCGTGCCGGCTGATTCGGTTGACACAGAGTACCTCTTCCCTGAGCTGCTGGAGGACATGAGCCAGTCGGATGTTCCCTACGAGGAGCTGTGGCTGGACCACTTGAGATCAAGTCGRGGAGGAGGAGGTCACAGTGTAGGYGGCGAGGATCCAAGAGGCACCAGCAACACTATCGCCACCTCCATGGCTGTCATATCATACCCCGTCTCCTCCTGTCATATGGGTCCAATGGTCAGCTCTGAAATCTGTCTAGCTCCGCCCCCAGTCCCACCAAAGTCTGAAGCT GTGAAGGTAGAATGCCGTCATTTGAACGCCCCTCCCATTCCCCCCCGAAGTTCCAAGCAGATGATGTCCACCCCAACGCCGGCTGTAGCTAAGGCTCGGCAGACGGAAACGCGCTCTCCAAGCCCTACACTCTCCTATTATTCCTCAGGCCTACACAGCAT TGGAGGAGAGAATGAAGTGACCGAGGCAGACGAGCAGAACCACGTATGTTACCCCTGTAACTGGGTCAAGGGCAACGAGGAGTGCCTGACGGCATCCCACGTGAGCCCACCTCTCGACGGCGTACTCTCCTGCCCTTCTAGACTATCGTGGCCCAACGACTTCTATGGAGGGGATTCTCAAAGCATGGAGGAGTTCCTGCCTATCCCCTGTCAAAGTTACTACAGCTATCCCAGAAAAAGACCCTCTGGCACGCCCAAGTCGCCATGCACTTCCAGCCTTTTTGACTTagatagaaaagagcagaagggCGGTAGCGCCATCCCCTTGAAATCCCACAAAGCCTCATACACTAATCAGTTTTGCACCAAGTCGTCGAGCTACACCCTGGAAATGTACAGAGACAATATGAGAGACGAATGTAACACTAAACAAAGCCTATCGTGCCCCATCTTGCCACCGAGGACGMCCAAATCAAACGAGACATGTAAAGATTCTGTCGAAGATACGGCGCAGGACACTCTAAAGTGCCTGGTCAGCCAACAACACGACCAGGTCACGACGACGGAAATATTCTCCATCTCCTATCCCCCCCTACYGCCACTGTCCTCCCCCTCCCTGCCAGCCCCCGGAGGACAATGGCAACCACCTACCAACCTCTCTGGTCTTTCCATCGAAGAGGTGTCCAAATCGTTACGGTTCATCGGCATTTCCGGTGACATTGTGTCTTCGTTCGTGACAGAGAAAATCGATGGGAATCTACTTCTGCAGCTTACGGAGGAGATTCTGACGGAGGACTTCAAGTTAAGCAAACTCCAAGTGAAGAAACTCATGCAGTTTATTAAAGGTTGGAGGCCTAAAATATAG
- the LOC111972801 gene encoding GRB2-associated and regulator of MAPK protein 1 isoform X1 — protein MHVVCLQANMDLGSMLYNNLKDVSWSTTSLPLDRLVSVYRLPQIVKLDSGELVDVLRDNDYLLIHSCRQWTTITAHSLEEGHYVIGPKIEIPVHYEGQFKLLEQDRDVKEPVQYFNSVEEVAKAFPERVYVMEEITFNVKMASGECNEDTEVYNITLSTGDELTLMGQAEILYAKASKEKSRFNTIFKKIGKLNSISKIANRGKMPCLICMNHRTNESVSLPFQCKGRFSTCSPLELQMLEGEHTIRNIVENTRLPVNVSVPGSPPRNQHDVHLIRESHRYKLVNIQTKTVVVGCVLRSNKIIPVHFPLHMASMPKFIIPEGLLQNELWLDTMVHRWFTYCQEQFDIDDYSRAVRDVRTDWNDVXGRSPKKSSGSGGSSNSSNGCSSHMHMPSSLTYARDELTQSFHRLSVCVYGNNLHSNSEVNLQGCMTLCGDWVLLPSEGVPADSVDTEYLFPELLEDMSQSDVPYEELWLDHLRSSRGGGGHSVGGEDPRGTSNTIATSMAVISYPVSSCHMGPMVSSEICLAPPPVPPKSEAVKVECRHLNAPPIPPRSSKQMMSTPTPAVAKARQTETRSPSPTLSYYSSGLHSISGGENEVTEADEQNHVCYPCNWVKGNEECLTASHVSPPLDGVLSCPSRLSWPNDFYGGDSQSMEEFLPIPCQSYYSYPRKRPSGTPKSPCTSSLFDLDRKEQKGGSAIPLKSHKASYTNQFCTKSSSYTLEMYRDNMRDECNTKQSLSCPILPPRTXKSNETCKDSVEDTAQDTLKCLVSQQHDQVTTTEIFSISYPPLXPLSSPSLPAPGGQWQPPTNLSGLSIEEVSKSLRFIGISGDIVSSFVTEKIDGNLLLQLTEEILTEDFKLSKLQVKKLMQFIKGWRPKI, from the exons ATGCATGTCGTCTGTTTACAAGCTAACATGGACCTTGGATCAATGCTGTACAACAATTTGAAAGATGTATCATGGAGCACGACGTCTTTACCCTTAGATCGACTTGTCAGTGTTTATAGATTGCCGCAAATTGTGAAGTTGGACAGTG GTGAGTTGGTGGACGTCTTACGAGACAATGACTACCTCTTGATTCATTCCTGTCGTCAATGGACTACAATCACTGCACACAGTCTGGAGGAAGGCCATTATGTCATTGGGCCCAAAATAGAGATCCCGGTAcattatgaag GTCAGTTTAAGCTGCTGGAGCAGGACAGAGATGTCAAGGAGCCGGTGCAGTACTTcaacagtgtggaggaggtggccAAAGCATTTCCCGAACGGGTGTATGTCATGGAGGAAATTACGTTCAATGTGAAG ATGGCTTCGGGCGAATGCAACGAGGACACGGAGGTGTACAACATCACACTAAGCACCGGTGATGAGCTCACCCTCATGGGCCAGGCAGAGATCCTGTACGCCAAGGCATCCAAGGAGAAGTCGCGCTTCAACACCATCTTCAAGAAAATCGGCAAGCTCAACTCCATCAGCAAGATCGCGAACCGTGGCAAGATGCCCTGYCTCATCTGCATGAACCACCGGACCAACGAGAGTGTCAGCCTGCCCTTCCAGTGTAAGGGTCGCTTCAGCACCTGCAGCCCCCTAGAGCTTCAGATGCTGGAGGGCGAGCACACTATCCGCAACATCGTGGAGAACACCCGGCTGCCCGTCAACGTCAGCGTGCCTGGCAGCCCGCCGCGCAACCAGCATGACGTCCACCTGATCCGCGAGAGTCACCGCTACAAGTTGGTCAACATCCAGACCAAGACGGTGGTGGTGGGCTGCGTGCTGCGCAGTAACAAGATCATCCCCGTCCACTTCCCGCTCCACATGGCCTCCATGCCCAAGTTCATCATCCCTGAAGGGTTGCTTCAGAACGAGCTGTGGCTGGACACCATGGTGCACCGCTGGTTCACCTACTGCCAGGAGCAGTTTGACATTGACGACTATTCCCGTGCTGTGCGTGATGTCAGGACCGACTGGAATGACGTTGAWGGGAGGAGCCCCAAgaagagtagtggtagtggtggtagcagcaacagcagcaatggCTGCTCTTCCCACATGCACATGCCCAGCTCTCTCACGTACGCCCGCGACGAGCTTACCCAGTCATTCCACCGGCTCTCGGTGTGTGTCTATGGCAACAACCTGCACAGCAACAGYGAGGTCAACCTGCAGGGCTGCATGACGCTGTGCGGAGACTGGGTGCTCCTGCCATCCGAGGGCGTGCCGGCTGATTCGGTTGACACAGAGTACCTCTTCCCTGAGCTGCTGGAGGACATGAGCCAGTCGGATGTTCCCTACGAGGAGCTGTGGCTGGACCACTTGAGATCAAGTCGRGGAGGAGGAGGTCACAGTGTAGGYGGCGAGGATCCAAGAGGCACCAGCAACACTATCGCCACCTCCATGGCTGTCATATCATACCCCGTCTCCTCCTGTCATATGGGTCCAATGGTCAGCTCTGAAATCTGTCTAGCTCCGCCCCCAGTCCCACCAAAGTCTGAAGCT GTGAAGGTAGAATGCCGTCATTTGAACGCCCCTCCCATTCCCCCCCGAAGTTCCAAGCAGATGATGTCCACCCCAACGCCGGCTGTAGCTAAGGCTCGGCAGACGGAAACGCGCTCTCCAAGCCCTACACTCTCCTATTATTCCTCAGGCCTACACAGCAT CAGTGGAGGAGAGAATGAAGTGACCGAGGCAGACGAGCAGAACCACGTATGTTACCCCTGTAACTGGGTCAAGGGCAACGAGGAGTGCCTGACGGCATCCCACGTGAGCCCACCTCTCGACGGCGTACTCTCCTGCCCTTCTAGACTATCGTGGCCCAACGACTTCTATGGAGGGGATTCTCAAAGCATGGAGGAGTTCCTGCCTATCCCCTGTCAAAGTTACTACAGCTATCCCAGAAAAAGACCCTCTGGCACGCCCAAGTCGCCATGCACTTCCAGCCTTTTTGACTTagatagaaaagagcagaagggCGGTAGCGCCATCCCCTTGAAATCCCACAAAGCCTCATACACTAATCAGTTTTGCACCAAGTCGTCGAGCTACACCCTGGAAATGTACAGAGACAATATGAGAGACGAATGTAACACTAAACAAAGCCTATCGTGCCCCATCTTGCCACCGAGGACGMCCAAATCAAACGAGACATGTAAAGATTCTGTCGAAGATACGGCGCAGGACACTCTAAAGTGCCTGGTCAGCCAACAACACGACCAGGTCACGACGACGGAAATATTCTCCATCTCCTATCCCCCCCTACYGCCACTGTCCTCCCCCTCCCTGCCAGCCCCCGGAGGACAATGGCAACCACCTACCAACCTCTCTGGTCTTTCCATCGAAGAGGTGTCCAAATCGTTACGGTTCATCGGCATTTCCGGTGACATTGTGTCTTCGTTCGTGACAGAGAAAATCGATGGGAATCTACTTCTGCAGCTTACGGAGGAGATTCTGACGGAGGACTTCAAGTTAAGCAAACTCCAAGTGAAGAAACTCATGCAGTTTATTAAAGGTTGGAGGCCTAAAATATAG
- the LOC111972801 gene encoding GRB2-associated and regulator of MAPK protein 1 isoform X3 produces MEEITFNVKMASGECNEDTEVYNITLSTGDELTLMGQAEILYAKASKEKSRFNTIFKKIGKLNSISKIANRGKMPCLICMNHRTNESVSLPFQCKGRFSTCSPLELQMLEGEHTIRNIVENTRLPVNVSVPGSPPRNQHDVHLIRESHRYKLVNIQTKTVVVGCVLRSNKIIPVHFPLHMASMPKFIIPEGLLQNELWLDTMVHRWFTYCQEQFDIDDYSRAVRDVRTDWNDVXGRSPKKSSGSGGSSNSSNGCSSHMHMPSSLTYARDELTQSFHRLSVCVYGNNLHSNSEVNLQGCMTLCGDWVLLPSEGVPADSVDTEYLFPELLEDMSQSDVPYEELWLDHLRSSRGGGGHSVGGEDPRGTSNTIATSMAVISYPVSSCHMGPMVSSEICLAPPPVPPKSEAVKVECRHLNAPPIPPRSSKQMMSTPTPAVAKARQTETRSPSPTLSYYSSGLHSISGGENEVTEADEQNHVCYPCNWVKGNEECLTASHVSPPLDGVLSCPSRLSWPNDFYGGDSQSMEEFLPIPCQSYYSYPRKRPSGTPKSPCTSSLFDLDRKEQKGGSAIPLKSHKASYTNQFCTKSSSYTLEMYRDNMRDECNTKQSLSCPILPPRTXKSNETCKDSVEDTAQDTLKCLVSQQHDQVTTTEIFSISYPPLXPLSSPSLPAPGGQWQPPTNLSGLSIEEVSKSLRFIGISGDIVSSFVTEKIDGNLLLQLTEEILTEDFKLSKLQVKKLMQFIKGWRPKI; encoded by the exons ATGGAGGAAATTACGTTCAATGTGAAG ATGGCTTCGGGCGAATGCAACGAGGACACGGAGGTGTACAACATCACACTAAGCACCGGTGATGAGCTCACCCTCATGGGCCAGGCAGAGATCCTGTACGCCAAGGCATCCAAGGAGAAGTCGCGCTTCAACACCATCTTCAAGAAAATCGGCAAGCTCAACTCCATCAGCAAGATCGCGAACCGTGGCAAGATGCCCTGYCTCATCTGCATGAACCACCGGACCAACGAGAGTGTCAGCCTGCCCTTCCAGTGTAAGGGTCGCTTCAGCACCTGCAGCCCCCTAGAGCTTCAGATGCTGGAGGGCGAGCACACTATCCGCAACATCGTGGAGAACACCCGGCTGCCCGTCAACGTCAGCGTGCCTGGCAGCCCGCCGCGCAACCAGCATGACGTCCACCTGATCCGCGAGAGTCACCGCTACAAGTTGGTCAACATCCAGACCAAGACGGTGGTGGTGGGCTGCGTGCTGCGCAGTAACAAGATCATCCCCGTCCACTTCCCGCTCCACATGGCCTCCATGCCCAAGTTCATCATCCCTGAAGGGTTGCTTCAGAACGAGCTGTGGCTGGACACCATGGTGCACCGCTGGTTCACCTACTGCCAGGAGCAGTTTGACATTGACGACTATTCCCGTGCTGTGCGTGATGTCAGGACCGACTGGAATGACGTTGAWGGGAGGAGCCCCAAgaagagtagtggtagtggtggtagcagcaacagcagcaatggCTGCTCTTCCCACATGCACATGCCCAGCTCTCTCACGTACGCCCGCGACGAGCTTACCCAGTCATTCCACCGGCTCTCGGTGTGTGTCTATGGCAACAACCTGCACAGCAACAGYGAGGTCAACCTGCAGGGCTGCATGACGCTGTGCGGAGACTGGGTGCTCCTGCCATCCGAGGGCGTGCCGGCTGATTCGGTTGACACAGAGTACCTCTTCCCTGAGCTGCTGGAGGACATGAGCCAGTCGGATGTTCCCTACGAGGAGCTGTGGCTGGACCACTTGAGATCAAGTCGRGGAGGAGGAGGTCACAGTGTAGGYGGCGAGGATCCAAGAGGCACCAGCAACACTATCGCCACCTCCATGGCTGTCATATCATACCCCGTCTCCTCCTGTCATATGGGTCCAATGGTCAGCTCTGAAATCTGTCTAGCTCCGCCCCCAGTCCCACCAAAGTCTGAAGCT GTGAAGGTAGAATGCCGTCATTTGAACGCCCCTCCCATTCCCCCCCGAAGTTCCAAGCAGATGATGTCCACCCCAACGCCGGCTGTAGCTAAGGCTCGGCAGACGGAAACGCGCTCTCCAAGCCCTACACTCTCCTATTATTCCTCAGGCCTACACAGCAT CAGTGGAGGAGAGAATGAAGTGACCGAGGCAGACGAGCAGAACCACGTATGTTACCCCTGTAACTGGGTCAAGGGCAACGAGGAGTGCCTGACGGCATCCCACGTGAGCCCACCTCTCGACGGCGTACTCTCCTGCCCTTCTAGACTATCGTGGCCCAACGACTTCTATGGAGGGGATTCTCAAAGCATGGAGGAGTTCCTGCCTATCCCCTGTCAAAGTTACTACAGCTATCCCAGAAAAAGACCCTCTGGCACGCCCAAGTCGCCATGCACTTCCAGCCTTTTTGACTTagatagaaaagagcagaagggCGGTAGCGCCATCCCCTTGAAATCCCACAAAGCCTCATACACTAATCAGTTTTGCACCAAGTCGTCGAGCTACACCCTGGAAATGTACAGAGACAATATGAGAGACGAATGTAACACTAAACAAAGCCTATCGTGCCCCATCTTGCCACCGAGGACGMCCAAATCAAACGAGACATGTAAAGATTCTGTCGAAGATACGGCGCAGGACACTCTAAAGTGCCTGGTCAGCCAACAACACGACCAGGTCACGACGACGGAAATATTCTCCATCTCCTATCCCCCCCTACYGCCACTGTCCTCCCCCTCCCTGCCAGCCCCCGGAGGACAATGGCAACCACCTACCAACCTCTCTGGTCTTTCCATCGAAGAGGTGTCCAAATCGTTACGGTTCATCGGCATTTCCGGTGACATTGTGTCTTCGTTCGTGACAGAGAAAATCGATGGGAATCTACTTCTGCAGCTTACGGAGGAGATTCTGACGGAGGACTTCAAGTTAAGCAAACTCCAAGTGAAGAAACTCATGCAGTTTATTAAAGGTTGGAGGCCTAAAATATAG
- the LOC111972801 gene encoding GRB2-associated and regulator of MAPK protein 1 isoform X4, whose translation MASGECNEDTEVYNITLSTGDELTLMGQAEILYAKASKEKSRFNTIFKKIGKLNSISKIANRGKMPCLICMNHRTNESVSLPFQCKGRFSTCSPLELQMLEGEHTIRNIVENTRLPVNVSVPGSPPRNQHDVHLIRESHRYKLVNIQTKTVVVGCVLRSNKIIPVHFPLHMASMPKFIIPEGLLQNELWLDTMVHRWFTYCQEQFDIDDYSRAVRDVRTDWNDVXGRSPKKSSGSGGSSNSSNGCSSHMHMPSSLTYARDELTQSFHRLSVCVYGNNLHSNSEVNLQGCMTLCGDWVLLPSEGVPADSVDTEYLFPELLEDMSQSDVPYEELWLDHLRSSRGGGGHSVGGEDPRGTSNTIATSMAVISYPVSSCHMGPMVSSEICLAPPPVPPKSEAVKVECRHLNAPPIPPRSSKQMMSTPTPAVAKARQTETRSPSPTLSYYSSGLHSISGGENEVTEADEQNHVCYPCNWVKGNEECLTASHVSPPLDGVLSCPSRLSWPNDFYGGDSQSMEEFLPIPCQSYYSYPRKRPSGTPKSPCTSSLFDLDRKEQKGGSAIPLKSHKASYTNQFCTKSSSYTLEMYRDNMRDECNTKQSLSCPILPPRTXKSNETCKDSVEDTAQDTLKCLVSQQHDQVTTTEIFSISYPPLXPLSSPSLPAPGGQWQPPTNLSGLSIEEVSKSLRFIGISGDIVSSFVTEKIDGNLLLQLTEEILTEDFKLSKLQVKKLMQFIKGWRPKI comes from the exons ATGGCTTCGGGCGAATGCAACGAGGACACGGAGGTGTACAACATCACACTAAGCACCGGTGATGAGCTCACCCTCATGGGCCAGGCAGAGATCCTGTACGCCAAGGCATCCAAGGAGAAGTCGCGCTTCAACACCATCTTCAAGAAAATCGGCAAGCTCAACTCCATCAGCAAGATCGCGAACCGTGGCAAGATGCCCTGYCTCATCTGCATGAACCACCGGACCAACGAGAGTGTCAGCCTGCCCTTCCAGTGTAAGGGTCGCTTCAGCACCTGCAGCCCCCTAGAGCTTCAGATGCTGGAGGGCGAGCACACTATCCGCAACATCGTGGAGAACACCCGGCTGCCCGTCAACGTCAGCGTGCCTGGCAGCCCGCCGCGCAACCAGCATGACGTCCACCTGATCCGCGAGAGTCACCGCTACAAGTTGGTCAACATCCAGACCAAGACGGTGGTGGTGGGCTGCGTGCTGCGCAGTAACAAGATCATCCCCGTCCACTTCCCGCTCCACATGGCCTCCATGCCCAAGTTCATCATCCCTGAAGGGTTGCTTCAGAACGAGCTGTGGCTGGACACCATGGTGCACCGCTGGTTCACCTACTGCCAGGAGCAGTTTGACATTGACGACTATTCCCGTGCTGTGCGTGATGTCAGGACCGACTGGAATGACGTTGAWGGGAGGAGCCCCAAgaagagtagtggtagtggtggtagcagcaacagcagcaatggCTGCTCTTCCCACATGCACATGCCCAGCTCTCTCACGTACGCCCGCGACGAGCTTACCCAGTCATTCCACCGGCTCTCGGTGTGTGTCTATGGCAACAACCTGCACAGCAACAGYGAGGTCAACCTGCAGGGCTGCATGACGCTGTGCGGAGACTGGGTGCTCCTGCCATCCGAGGGCGTGCCGGCTGATTCGGTTGACACAGAGTACCTCTTCCCTGAGCTGCTGGAGGACATGAGCCAGTCGGATGTTCCCTACGAGGAGCTGTGGCTGGACCACTTGAGATCAAGTCGRGGAGGAGGAGGTCACAGTGTAGGYGGCGAGGATCCAAGAGGCACCAGCAACACTATCGCCACCTCCATGGCTGTCATATCATACCCCGTCTCCTCCTGTCATATGGGTCCAATGGTCAGCTCTGAAATCTGTCTAGCTCCGCCCCCAGTCCCACCAAAGTCTGAAGCT GTGAAGGTAGAATGCCGTCATTTGAACGCCCCTCCCATTCCCCCCCGAAGTTCCAAGCAGATGATGTCCACCCCAACGCCGGCTGTAGCTAAGGCTCGGCAGACGGAAACGCGCTCTCCAAGCCCTACACTCTCCTATTATTCCTCAGGCCTACACAGCAT CAGTGGAGGAGAGAATGAAGTGACCGAGGCAGACGAGCAGAACCACGTATGTTACCCCTGTAACTGGGTCAAGGGCAACGAGGAGTGCCTGACGGCATCCCACGTGAGCCCACCTCTCGACGGCGTACTCTCCTGCCCTTCTAGACTATCGTGGCCCAACGACTTCTATGGAGGGGATTCTCAAAGCATGGAGGAGTTCCTGCCTATCCCCTGTCAAAGTTACTACAGCTATCCCAGAAAAAGACCCTCTGGCACGCCCAAGTCGCCATGCACTTCCAGCCTTTTTGACTTagatagaaaagagcagaagggCGGTAGCGCCATCCCCTTGAAATCCCACAAAGCCTCATACACTAATCAGTTTTGCACCAAGTCGTCGAGCTACACCCTGGAAATGTACAGAGACAATATGAGAGACGAATGTAACACTAAACAAAGCCTATCGTGCCCCATCTTGCCACCGAGGACGMCCAAATCAAACGAGACATGTAAAGATTCTGTCGAAGATACGGCGCAGGACACTCTAAAGTGCCTGGTCAGCCAACAACACGACCAGGTCACGACGACGGAAATATTCTCCATCTCCTATCCCCCCCTACYGCCACTGTCCTCCCCCTCCCTGCCAGCCCCCGGAGGACAATGGCAACCACCTACCAACCTCTCTGGTCTTTCCATCGAAGAGGTGTCCAAATCGTTACGGTTCATCGGCATTTCCGGTGACATTGTGTCTTCGTTCGTGACAGAGAAAATCGATGGGAATCTACTTCTGCAGCTTACGGAGGAGATTCTGACGGAGGACTTCAAGTTAAGCAAACTCCAAGTGAAGAAACTCATGCAGTTTATTAAAGGTTGGAGGCCTAAAATATAG